One window of Papaver somniferum cultivar HN1 chromosome 9, ASM357369v1, whole genome shotgun sequence genomic DNA carries:
- the LOC113314201 gene encoding acetolactate synthase small subunit 2, chloroplastic-like, whose protein sequence is MAAISTNTILPVKPTQSSISNKGFLGKLYFRKIELSKSRGFKLQQKLIVSAIKDNSNAVPTAESSPSVGRSRVRRHTISVFVGDESGMINRIAGVFARRGYNIESLAVGLNKDKALFTIVVSGTDRVLQQVVEQLNKLVNVLKVEDLSSEPQVERELMLVKLNANESNRAEIMWLVDIFRAKIVDIAEESLTIEVTGDPGKMVAVQRNFSKFGIKELATTGKIALRRERMGESAPFWRFSAASYPDLEGTMPIDSISETTSKALEAQPNLTTGGDVYPTEPYDGFSMNQILDAHWGVLDNEDSAGLRSHTLSLLVNDCPGVLNIVTGIFSRRGYNIQSLAVGPAEKQGISRITTVVPGTDESIGKLVQQLYKLIDIHEVRDVTHMPFAERELMLIKIAVNAVARRDVLDIASIFRAKAVDVSDHTITLELTGDLDKMVALQRLLEPYGICEVARTGRLALVRESKVDSKYLRGYALPIDACSSV, encoded by the exons ATGGCGGCAATTTCAACTAACACTATTCTTCCTGTTAAACCCACGCAATCTTCAATTTCCAACAAAGGGTTCTTAGGAAAACTTTATTTCAGAAAGATTGAAttatcaaaatccaggggtttcaAACTTCAGCAAAAGTTGATTGTTTCAGCTATTAAAGATAATAGCAATGCGGTTCCAACGGCTGAATCTTCACCTTCCGTGGGAAGGTCTAG GGTAAGACGCCATACAATTTCTGTATTTGTTGGCGATGAAAGTGGAATGATAAACAGAATCGCAGGAGTATTTGCTAGAAGGGGTTATAACATTGAGTCGCTTGCTGTCGGTTTGAATAAGGACAAAGCTCTCTTCACAATCGTTGTGTCTGGAACTGACAGAGTGTTGCAGCAAGTGGTAGAGCAGCTTAACAAGCTTGTGAATGTCTTGAAG GTGGAAGATCTCTCATCAGAACCACAGGTAGAACGTGAATTGATGCTCGTCAAACTCAATGCTAATGAAAGCAACCGTGCAGAG ATAATGTGGTTGGTGGACATATTCAGAGCAAAAATTGTCGACATTGCGGAGGAGTCACTAACTATAGAG GTAACTGGAGATCCAGGTAAAATGGTTGCTGTTCAGAGAAACTTCAGCAAGTTCGGGATAAAAGAACTCGCAACAACTGGAAAG ATTGCTTTGAGGCGGGAGAGGATGGGCGAGTCTGCCCCTTTTTGGAGGTTTTCTGCAGCTTCATATCCTGATCTTGAAGGCACAATGCCTATTGACTCTATTTCAGAGACTACAAGCAAAGCACTTGAAGCACAGCCAAACTTAACTACAGGG GGTGATGTTTATCCAACTGAACCTTATGATGGTTTCTCGATGAATCAAATTCTTGATGCTCATTGGGGAGTGCTCGACAACGAAGAT TCAGCTGGGCTTAGGTCTCACACCTTGTCATTGCTTGTTAATGATTGTCCGGGAGTGCTGAACATAGTCACTGGTATTTTTTCTCGTAGAGGTTACAACATTCAG AGTCTTGCTGTTGGACCTGCGGAAAAACAGGGCATTTCTCGCATTACAACTGTTGTTCCTGGTACTGATGAATCAATTGGAAAGTTAGTTCAACAATTGTATAAACTTATTGATATTCACGAG GTTCGTGATGTTACACACATGCCCTTCGCGGAAAGAGAATTGATGTTGATAAAGATTGCTGTAAATGCTGTTGCAAGAAGGGACGTCCTTGACATTGCTAGCATTTTCCGAGCAAAAGCTGTGGATGTGTCTGATCATACAATCACCCTAGAG CTCACTGGGGATTTGGACAAAATGGTTGCGCTACAAAGGTTACTAGAGCCTTATGGCATTTGTGAG GTGGCAAGAACGGGAAGATTGGCACTTGTTCGTGAGTCTAAAGTAGATTCCAAGTACTTGCGTGGATACGCCTTGCCGATTGACGCTTGTTCTTCAGTCTAA